The region TTGCATTTGAACACTAAGATCTTCTTTTAGATTATGAAATACATCAATATATCTTGGAGTATCAATATAATTATCATCAATATCTCCTGCAAAATAAAATGCTTCAACTTTTTTCCATGATTTTATGAAAGTAGTAAAGTTTTGTGCAGAATAATCTTTTTTTAGAATTTGTGCATTTTTTATAGTATTGTCAACATTTACTATTGAAACATTTTTTAAAATAGAATCAAGCATAGTATCTTTTGCAAATAATGACATGAAACTTATAATAAGTATCAAAAATATTTTTTTCATTATAATCCTTTTAGAAACTCAATTAAAAGTTTCTTTTCTTTTTTATTTAAAGCAACATAATTTTCTTTTGCCTTTGTTGCTTCTCCTCCATGCCATAAAATAGCCTCTTGAAATGTATTCGCTCGTCCATCATGTAATAATCTATAAGCTTTTCTTTCAACAGTATATCCCCACAATGGAGTTGTTCTAAATTCATTTTTTGAAGCTTGAAACTCACTTCTTCCATCACTTAAACCCTCTCCCATATCATGTAATAAAAGATCCGAAAAAGTATAAATATCTGTACCGTCATTTGCTTTTAATGAGGGCACATGACAAGAAGTACATCCAATCTTAGAAAATACTTCTATACCTTTTTCAAAGTTTTTACTTTTTGTTGGAGTATAAGTTGGAAGATTTTCTAAATAATAAGTAATTGCATCTAATCTTTCATCTGTAATATCTATCTCATCTCTAGCTTTTGGAGCTTTTAAACAAGCAGTTTGAGATTTAGTACAATTCTCACCTTTTAAAAGACTTGTTGTCAATCCCATATCATTAAATGCTGCATTTGCTATTTGTTCTTTTACAAAAGCAACACTTGCTTTATATGTAAATCTCCCTAACTCTTCTTTTTTTGTAATTTTTGAGTAAACATAATTTGCTCTTCCACTTATTCCATCATGATTTGAATCATTTTCATCCACATTTGCAAGAATTGATTTTTCATCTATTTTTGAAAGCAAACCCATTCCATAAAGCGTTGGAGCAATTCTGTATGATATATTTGTTGAATTAGTAAGATGACCATAATTTAGATTTTTTAAAGTATATTTTGGTTTATAAATATAGTGTTCTTTATTGTCAAAAAAAAGTTTTATTTTCTCAAAGTCAATATTTACATTTGCTTCATATGGAACACCTTGTACCCCACTTATAGATATTTGAGCACCATAAACTGAATCAGGAATAAAACCATCTCTTTTTAAAATATTTTTATGCAATTTTGAATTATCTGAGTCAATTGAAAGTTTTGGAATTAAAGACTTTGAAGCTTCATTTTTTTTATTGTATAAAACACCTCTTGCAGTGTTTGGGTGACATGCTATGCAAGCATTTGCATTAAACAAAGGTCCAAGACCATCCCTTGCAGTTGTGGCACTAGGTGCCTCAACCCAAGGAATAGTAAAAAAACTTCTTCCTAATATATATTTATCATAATCTTCATTATTCATCTCTTGTTGAGATGAATATAGAGTTGTTGTAAATAATAGTAAAAATGCTAAGAGATTAAAGTTTAGTTTCATCTGCGTCTGTTACATCATCTTTTGTTAAGCTTATTCCATTTGCACTAGCAACATCAACCATAGTATCACCAAGTTTTCTCATTTCATTTTTAAGTTTTACAATCACTTTTGACATAGGACTTGTTGGTCTTATTTGATAATCAAAATGTTCTTTTGTTTTTGCAGTTTCGTCTACTAAGGCAATTTTTTCTTCAATTGATTTCATAAGTTTTTCAATTTTTGCTTTAGAATCTCCATCCACTTTATCTAAAAGAGATGGGCCATATTTTTTCCCATTATAAGTTGAAGTTAAAATGTTTTTGAAACCTTGATAATTCATAGCGATATCTCTATGCGTGTTATCAGAAAAACAAGAGTGTTCATCTTCTTCAGATGGTGTTAATACCGCAACTGCAATTCTTTCATTTGCTAATTCTGATTTCATAAATACACCCATACCTGCAATGATTTGTTTTAAAGCATCATTTTGAGATATGTTTTTTGATGCATTATCACCTTTTAATTGATCTAAAATAGCAGCTCTATATAATCCTTTAGTTCCATCAACATTTTTTGCCCAAGCAGAAGTTACAACTTCTAAGTCACTTACTATTTTTTGTGAAGCAGCTTTTAAATACTCTAATCTTCTTGGAGCATCTACATCACTTGTAAAGTCACTAAGTGGTCTTTGACCTGCTGTCATTGGTCCATTAGTAATTGAATCTTTTAAGAAATTTGAATAATCTTGATCTTGTCCCCATAATAAAAATTCTACGGCATGGTATCCACTTGCAACATTTGCCTCTCCACCATTTTCATTTAATTCTGAAATAGCATTAGCAGTAATTTTTGTTACATCAACTGGTTTTGCATCTTCTCCTCCTGGATTAAATACTCCAACAGTATCAATAATATTACCTGCTGTTTTTTTACCATTTGCATCAATTGTATAATCAATCATATTTTCATCTAATGGCCAAGCATTAATTTGTCCTTCTAAGGCATCATAACTTTTTGCAACCCATCCATCTTCTGCATCAATTGGACCATTTGATAATCTAAATGCTTCAGTTTGACCATAACTTTCTCTTGAAGTTAACCAAGCATTTTTTGCATTTTGTAAACTTTCTTCTGTAGGATTAGAAGCAAATTTATCAATTGCTGTTACCAAAGCTTTTGCATCATTTAATGCATCTGTATAATTATCAATTGCAATATTAGCATAAGCTTCTAATATTGTTTTTGATTTAACAACTTCTTGTTTAGTGCCAGTATTTGATTCCGTAACGCAACCAGTTAGTGCAATTGCAGTTACAACTGAAAGTGAGATTAGTAGTTTTTTTGTGTTATTCATATTTTATTTTCCTTTTAAAATGCGTAAGTTACGCTTGGTTTAGATTTTATTATAATTGTTATACCATCATAATCAACATAAGTCAGATGTCAGAGAAAAACGCAATATCTCATGATTCTGTATCTTTTTCATTTATTCCTTTCTTTAGATTAAGCAAGCAACTCTTTTGCAAATAAATGTGCTTTAGTTGAATCAATATTCTTATGTTTCATATTCAAAACTTTAACTATTGAACATACCATTCTTGAACTCTTTTCAAGACCAGATTCTCTAAGTACTTTTCTAATTTCTCTTTTCAAAAGTAAATCAGACATGAATTAATCCTTTATGATAATAATTCTCATAATCCTACAAAAAGAAAACTTAATTTATGATAAAATGATAATTATTATCATTAAAATTTAAGATATTTTATGTTTTTTTTGCTAAAAGGTAAAATATCTTATAATATTAATAATGATTATCTAAATTGATTATGTTAATAAACTATTAATTAATTACTTATATAATACAAATAAAAAAAGGTAATTTTTGTATAAACTAATTATTATGCTAGTTCTCTGTTCATTACTTAATGCAAATGAATTAGAAGTGTTAAAAGATAGCAAAAAAGTACTAAGACAAACAGAAAAGAAGATAATCCAAAAGAACTATGAATCTTCAAAAAATGATTGGATATCTCCAATTACTATTAGCTCAGGATTAAACAGAAGTCATTCTTTTAATTCTGAAAGTGATAGTTTAACAAAAAGTGTTTCAATTGGATTTTCTCAATCAATATATAAATCAGGAGGAATAGAGTTTACAATCAAGAATGCAAAAGATGTGCTAAACTCTGATCTAATAGCTTGGGAGATTGAAAATAAAGCAATTTTAGAGACAATTTACGAGACTTTATTAGAAATTAAAAAGGTAAAACTGCAAATTGAACAAAGTGAATACTCTTTAAAAAATAAAGAAATAGAGTTAATCTTAAAAAAAATTCAATATGAAGCTGGAAATGCAGATATTACAGAATTAAATGATGCAATTATGTCAAAAAATACTCAATACAAAGAGAATATATCTTTAAAAAATTCACTAAAAGATAAAGAATATGAATTGTCTAAATATACAAATTTAAAATATAACCAAATAGATTTGATTGACTTTAAAATAATAGACAAAAATGAATTTTTGAAAAATAATTTGAATATTAAATATGAAAATTCTAAAGTGAAAGTTTTAGATAGTTCTTATAAAAAGTTAAAGAGCTCGTATCTTCCTCAACTTTCAGTGGGAACAAATTATTCATATTCAAGAAATGAAAATCTTCAAAGTGATACGCAATCAACTTCAAAAAATGGTTCTATTTCTTTGAATTTATCTATGCCTATTTATGATATAAATAAATCTAGTACAGTAGAAAAATCAAGATTAGAACTTCTTAAACAAAAAATTGCACTTAATGATATAAAAGATGAAACTTTGTATGAGTATGAACAAATATTAACTCAAATAGATACATATGAACAACAAAGTAAAATTATAAAAGAAAATTTAAATTTATATGATGAATTAATAAATGCTAATCGGAATTCAAATGAATCAGGAATGAGTTCTGATTATGATTTAGAGATATTGGAAAACACAAAAAAAATTAATGAATATGATTTGACAATAAATAATATTGATATAAAACTTCAATATTCTAAATTATATTTTAAAACAAAGGTATAAAAAGATGAATGAAACTTTACAAAATGATTTAGATAAATATAAAAGTAAAAAAGGAAAGAAAAGTAATCTTTTTATAGGAATATTTTTATTATTGATTATTGTTGGACTTTGTTTTTATTTTTTTATGTTTAATCAAAATGAACAAAAAGAGTTTCATTATGATACTTCCAAAATCAAGAAAGGTGATTTAGAAGTAGTAGTTTCAGCTACAGGAAATTTAAAACCAACAAATAGTGTAGATATTGGAATTGAAGTTTCAGGAACAATAAAAGATATATATGTAGATTTTAATGATGAAGTTAAAGTAGGGCAAATATTAGCAAAACTTGATACTACAAAATTACAATCACAAGTAGATAGTTCAAAAGCTTCATTAACTATTGCAAAAGCAAATTTAAAAGAAAATGAAGTAAATGTAAAAAGTAAAAAATTAACTTATACTAGAACATTAAGAATGTATGAACAGTCAGGTGGAAAATATCCTTCTCAAAATATACTTGATGAATCAAAATTTGATTATGAAAGTGCTCTTTCAAGCTTTGATTCAATGGAAGCAAAAGTAAAACAAGCAGAGTTTAATCTAAAAACTGATGAACAAAATCTTGATAAAGCAGTTGTAAAATCATCTATTAATGGAATAGTTTTAAATAGAGCAGTAGAAGTAGGACAAACAGTTGCTGCATCTATGTCAACACCTGTATTATTCACTTTAGCAAAAGATTTATCAAAAATGGATTTAGTAGTAAGTATAGATGAAGCAGATGTTGCAGATATAAAAAAAGGGTTAAATGTCACCTTTACAGTTGATGCTTATCCAAAAGAGACATTTAAAGGAAAGATAAAACAAGTAAGACTAAATCCTGTAGAAGTAAATGGGGTAGTTACATATGAAACTGTAGTTTTAGTAGACAATGAAAAACTATTTTTAAGACCAGGAATGACTGCTAGTGCAGAGATTATTACAAAAGAATCAAAAGATAAATTACTTGTACCAAATAGTGCTTTAAGATTTAAGCCTACTTTGAAAAATAAAGAGAACAAAAATGGGGCTGGAATAGTTGGTCCTAAGAGACCAATGGTAAAAAGAGAAGCAAAAAGTGTAGGGAAAATAGAATTTGGGAATGTTTGGATATTAAAAGACAATAAACCACAAAGAATAAGAATAAAAATTTTGGATACAAACGGTACGGTTACAAGTGTTGAATCAAAAGACTTAAAAGTAGATGATGAAGTAATTATTTCTCAAAGTAGTGATGATGAATGATAATGAAGTAGTAATTGAGTTTAAAAATATAGTTAAGACCTATGGAAAAGGGGAAGCTATAACTCATGCCTTAAATGGTATAGATTTTTCTATAAGAAGAGGAGAATTCATATCTATAATGGGAGCAAGTGGAAGTGGTAAATCAACTTCTATGAATATAATAGGTTGTTTAGATTCTCCAAGTAGTGGAGAATATCTGTTTAATAACATAAATGTAGAAAAACTAAATAGAAACCAATTAGCAGTAATAAGAAAGAATTATATTGGTTTTGTTTTTCAAGGCTTCAATCTTTTAGGCAGAACAAGCGCTTTAGAAAATGTGGAATTACCATTAATTTATAGAAAGGTTCCAACAAAACAAAGAAAAATCTTAGCAATGGAAGCTTTAAAAAAAGTTGGTTTAGAAAGTGTTGCAAATAATGCACCTTCTCAACTTTCAGGTGGACAACAACAGCGTGTTGCAATTGCAAGAGCATTAGTAACCGATCCTTTAATACTTTTAGCAGATGAGCCAACTGGAAATTTAGACAGTATAAAAAGTGTTGAAATATTGAATTTATTAAAACAGTTAAATGAAGAGTTAAATATCACAATTATTATGATAACCCATGAAGAGGAGATGGCAGCTTATTCAAATAGGATAATTTATTTTAGAGATGGACATATCGATGATAGTTTGAAAAAAGGATTTAAATAATGTTATTAAAAGCCTTTTTAATTGCCATAAAAGAGATAAGAAGAAATATCTTACGCTCTATTTTAACAGTTTTGGGAATAGTAATTGGAGTTGCTTCTGTTATAGGAATGGTTATGCTAGGTGATGGAACAACCGCTAGTGTAAAAGAAAATATTGAAAAACTTGGAACAAATATGTTAATCCTTCGTGTTGGACAAGAAAGAAGAGGAGGGCCTAGAACTGATAACAGTGCAAAAGCTTTCAAGATTGATGATGTTACTGCAATAAAGAATCAAATTGATAATATGAAAGCAGTAGCACCTGATAATAGTACAGGAGTCAATTTAATCTATTTAAATAAGAGTTATACCTCAAGTGTTGTTGGTACAAACAATGATTATTTTGTAATAAAAGATTGGAAACTAAAAGAGGGAAGATATTTTGATGAAAGTGAATTAAATAGTGGAAAATCATCTTGTATTTTAGGTACCACAATTGTCAAACAACTATTTGGAAGTGAAAATCCAGTGGGAGCTAAAATAAGACTAAAAAACTTTTCCTGTAATGTCATTGGAGTATTAGAGTCAAAGGGAGCTTCAACTTTTGGACAAGATCAAGATGAGATAGTAGTTGTTCCTTTACGAATGTTACAAAGAAAGATTCAAGGAAATAAAGATGTAAAATCTATAATTATTTCTGTAAATTCAAATAAAAACATCAAAAAAGCCAAAAAAGATATTACACTTTTGATGCAAGATAGAAGAAGTATAAAAGTAGGGGAAAGTGATAACTTCTATATAAGGGATATGGAAGATTTACTTTCTTCTATGACTTCTACAACACAAATGTTAACTTATTTATTAGGTTCAATTGCAGCAATTAGTTTACTTGTGGGAGGTATTGGTATTATGAATATTATGCTTGTATCTGTAACTGAGAGAACAAAAGAGATAGGAATAAGACTTGCTATTGGTGCAATGGAGAGTGAAGTTTTGCTTCAATTCTTAGTTGAAGCTATAGTTTTATCTACACTTGGTGGAATTATTGGAATAATATTAGGTATTAGTATAGGTTATATCGGTGTTTCATCTTTTGATTTACCATTTATAATAAATGAAAAAATAATTTTAATAGCATTTTTCTTTTCTACTCTTATAGGTGTTGTTTTTGGATATTTCCCTGCAAGAAAAGCTGCAAGACTTAACCCAATTGATGCATTAAGATATGAATAGATTATAATTATAATAACGATTATCAATTTTAATTGAAACTTAAGCTTCTCTTTGTTAATATCCCATTAACTTTTAGTTAACCTCATTAACTCTGTGTTAACTAAATGAAAATGGAGTATTAGCATGAATGGAAACAAAGATAGAAAGATTGAATCAAAAGAGATATTTCAAAAAGGAAACTCTATTCAAATCATCCATGATGGACAAGCTTATTATCTAAAAATAACAAAATCAAATAAACTAATACTTACCAAATAAACAAAGTCTAGCCAGCAAAAGTAATTTTTCTACATATAGCCAGCCAAAAAATCAAATCAAATCTTTTTAAATAGTCAAATTATTTTCTATTTAAAACTTTTATTTCTTGGAGGAAATGAGTGGAAAAATATATCGTAAGTAAAAAACATAAAACTACAAACTATTTAGGTGCATCAGTTGTAACAGCTAGTGTATTATTATCAAGTCCAGTTATTCTAAATGCGGATACAACTATGTCGAATCCTACAGTTTTACCCATAAATGTAGTAGAGACAAAAGAAAAAGAACAAAACTATACAAATAGTTATAAAGTAAATAAATCTTCTTCATCAAAAATCACACAAGATTTAATTGATACTCCCCAAACAATTTCTGTAGTAACTGAAAAAGTATTAAAAGAACAACAAGCAACAACTCTACAAGAAGCTTTGAGAAATACTCCTGGTATTACTTTAAACTTAGGTGAAAATGGTAGTACAAATGATAAAAATAATATCATGATGAGAGGTTTTGATACTCAATCTAGTATTTATAAAGATGGGGTAAGAGATAGTTCAAACTCTGTAAAAGATATGTATAATACTGAAGCTGTAGAAATTACAAAAGGTGCAGTTGGAGCTGATAATGGAAGAGGTGTTTCATCTGGATATATAAATCAAGTAACAAAATCACCTAAAAATAAAGATGCTGCTGAGATTAGTTTGGGTTATAGTACAGGTGAAAATGGAAGGGTAACAGCTGATTTAAATAAAAAATTAAATGAAACAACTGGTTTAAGAATAAATTTACTAAAACATAAAGGCGATGTAGCAGGAAGAGATGTTCTAGAGATAGATAGAACAGGAATAGCTGCTTCATTGGGGTTTGGAATAGGAACAAACACTAGAACTACAATCAATTATGAAAGATTTAAGCAAGATGATATCCCTGATGCAGGAGTACCTACTATTGGGCTTAATAGTGTACCTTATTTTGCATTAGAAGCTGCAGGTATAAGTCCTAAAAAAGCTGATAGAGAAGACTTTTATGGTAGTAAATCTGATTTTGAAAAAGCTACTTCAGATACATTTGGTTTATTATTTGAACATGATTTCTCTGATTCTACAACAATAAGTAATATTACGAAATATTCAAAAACGAAACAAAGAATGATAACAAGAGGATTAGCCTCTGCTGATGTAACAGATGTAAATAATCCTAATTCTTGGACTGTTAATAGGTTTTCTAATCAAAAGTGGGAAGAAAATGAAATAATTGTAAATAAAACAAATCTTTCGTCAAGCTTTGAAACAGGGAGTATTTCACATAGTTTGAGTACAGGATTAGAGTTTATAAAAGAGAAAAAGACATCAAAATCTTATAAAAATGTAGGAGCTATGTCAGCTGCAAATTTATATAATCCAAATCCAAGTGATTCACTTACAGGAAGAGATTTATCATTTACTCCTAAAAATCTTAAAGTTGAGGTTGAAACTGCAGGTGTATATTTATTTGATTCTATTTCCTTAACTGATAAATTTATGTTTATAGGGGGAGGAAGACTTGATAAATATAAATTAAAAGAATCAGGTATTGAAAGTTATACTGAAGTAAGAAGAGGACCTACATTATATCGTCCTGTTGATATTGAAGATAGTGGTACTTTAAAAAGTTGGAAATTAGGTTTTGTTTATAAACCACTAGAAAATGGAAGCATATACATTTCTCATGCCACTTCTCAGTTACAACCAGGAGGAAAATTATCACCTTTATCAACTTCTGATACTAGTTTAGATAATCCAAATAAAGACCCTGAGGAATCAACAACGACTGAGATAGGTACAAAATGGAATTTCTTAGATAATCGATTATCTTTAACAGCAGCCATATATAAAACTTTGGCAAAGAATCAAATAACAGAAGAAGATGATGGAACATATACACAAGAAGGTGAAAAAGAGGTAAAAGGTATCGAAATTGGAATTGTTGGTCAAGTTACTGATAAATTTTCAATTAGTGCAGGGTTTGCTAAAGATAAAACAAAATCTAAAGCAAAAGGTAGAAGTGATGATGGTGCAGCTTTAAGATTTACACCTGATTGGAGTGCAACTTTATGGAGTACTTATAACTTTACGCCAGCCTTTACTGTTGGGTTAGGTGCCACATATATGGGTGAACAAAAAGTTTCATCATCAAAATCAGGACAAGATACTCCTGTAAATGGAAGAATGACAGTAATAGAAGACTTCTTAGTATTTGATGCTATGGCTTCATATAAAATAGATAAACATTCATCTTTGCAGTTAAATGTTTACAACATTGCAGATGAAGAGTATGTCGCAAATACCAATAAAGATGGATTTAGATATACACCAGGAGCTGCAAGGTCAGCTTTATTAACTTATAGTTATAAATTTTAATCAAAATTAGTCCCCCTTTTTGGGACTAGTTTATAAAAAGGAATAAAATGCTTTTACACATACCAAATGTATTAACAAAGGAACAAATAAAAGAGTGTAGAAAACTCTTAGATGAAGCTACTTGGATTGATGGAAAACTAACAGCTGGAAGTCAAGCTATTAATGTAAAAAGTAATCTACAACTAGCCGAAAATGATCCTTTGTTAAAACATTTAAGAGATATTATTACTTCTACTTTAAAATCAAATCCTCTTTTTGTCTCAGCTGCCTTGCCAAATCATATAATTTCACCTTTTATAAATAGATACGAAAATAGTGGTGCTTATGGAAATCATGTTGATAACTCAATTTTATATGATACAACAGTTGGTAAAAACTTTCGTACTGATATCTCTTGCTCTTTGTTTTTTACAGAACCTGAAGAGTATGAAGGTGGGGAAATGATTATAGAAGATACTTTTGGAACCCATGAAGTGAAACTTCCAGCAGGTGATCTGATACTCTATCCTTCTACTAGTTTACACAGAGTTGAACCAGTTGTCAGCGGTGTAAGAATGGTAAGTTTTATGTGGACTCAAAGTATGATTAGAAGTGCGTGGAAAAGAAGTATTTTATTTGAACTTGATAATACAATTCAAAGTTTAAGGTCAAAATATGGAGAGACTAAAGAAGCTGTAGATTTATCAATTCATTATCATAAACTAATTCAAGAATGGGCGGAACTTTAGATTGAATACTATAGAAGCAAAACTGGATTATATTCCAAATGAGATTGTTTGTGTTGATGATTATGAAAGCTTTGCAAAATCTAGGGTAGATACAAATGCTTGGGCTTATATTTCATCTGCATCAGCAGATGAAATCACTTATAGGACAAATAAGAAAGCCTTTGATAGAATACATCTTCTAAGTAGAACTTTAGAAGATGTAAAAGGTGGGAATACAAAGTTAAATCTATTTGGGCAAGAGTATGCCCATCCTATTTTTTTGGCTCCTGTTGCTTATCAAAAATTAGTCCATGATGATGGAGAAATTGCAACAGTGCAAGCTGCAAGCGCCATGGAATCTTGTATGATAGTAAGTGGTTTTTCAAGTACTTCTTTAAAAGATATATCTGATTATACTAATTCACCCTTATGGTTTCAATTATATATGCAAATTGATATGAATGACAATTTGTTTTTAATAAAAAAAGCTGAAAACTTAGGATATAAAGCACTAGTAATTACAATAGATGCTCCAATTGCAGGAATTAGAAATAAAGAACAAAAAGCAGGCTTTTGTTTACCTTCTCATATAGAAGCTATAAATTTACGAGGAATGAAACAATTAACTTTAGATTTAAACTCAACTCAAAGTAGCATTTTCGATGGGGTTATGGCACATTCTCCTACTTGGGCAGATATAAAATTTATAAAAGAAAATACGAAACTACCAGTTATTTTAAAAGGTATTACTCACCCCTCTTATGCAAGAAAAGCACTTGAACTTGGGATTGATGGTATTATTGTCTCAAATCATGGAGGAAGAACTTTAGATACCCTTGTTCCAACAATTGATATTTTACCAAAGATTGTTGAGGCAGTTGGTGGAAAAATCCCAGTTTTACTAGATGGTGGAATTAGAAGAGGAACTGATATTTTAAAAGCTCTTGCTTTTGGAGCAAGTGCTGTTTTAGTTGGCAGACCACTTATGTTTGCACTTGCTACATCAGGAGCTTTAGGTGTGGCACATATTATAAAAATATTAAGGGATGAGTTAGAAATCTCTATGGCACTTACGGGATGTAAAACCCTTGAAGATGTTACAAAAGAAATTTTATTTTGAAAAGAAGGATTTAAATGCATAAAAAGTTTTTATTTAAAGTGCATATGATTTTAGGGTTAACAGCTGGAGTTATTTTACTAATTATGGGAATAACTGGTGCAATGTTATCTTATCAAAAAGAGATATTAAAATATATAAATAAAGATAGTTATATAATAGAAGTTCCAAGTACAAAAAGACTATCTTCAAAAGCGATATTAGAAAAATTTGAACAAAAATTTCCTGATGCTAAAATAAATTCATTTATTTTTTCTAGTAGTGCAAATAGATCTGTAGTTATTAATATAAAAGCTAATGGTGAGGGCAAACAAGCAAGAAGAGGAATAAATTATTATATTAATCCCTATACGGCTGAAATATTACCAAATACAAAGGGTTATGAATTCTTTAAATTTATTGAAATAGTTCATAGAGGACTAATCATTGGGAATATTGGAAAACAGATAACTGGAATCTGTACCTTTGCCCTTTTAATACTTATGTTTAGTGGAATATATGTTTATTGGAAAAGAATAAAAAACTCATTTTTCAAAAGTTTTATTTTTAGTTTTAAGGATAAAAAAAGAGCATTTTTGTCTAATATGCACTTTGCAATTGGAATGTGGGTCATACCTTTTTATTTGTTTTTGTCTTTTACTGGACTTGCCTTGTCTTATGATTGGGTGAAAGATGGATTATATAAAGTATCAGGGGTTGAAAAACCTATACGACAAAAAAGAATGCCAACACCAAAAAATAAAAAAGATGAAGTTACAGTTTCTATATCAAATGAGAAGATAGAAAAAATAGTTCAATTATTTAATAAAAATGTCAAAGAGTATGAAAATGCTAATTTACAAATTGGTAAAAAAAGTGATGTAATAAAAATAAGTTATTTTGCAAAAAATGCCATACATGATAGAGCAAGAAGTGAAATAACACTAAATACAAAAACAAATAAAGTAATAAAAAATGATAAATTTGAAGATAAAGCATTAAGTGATAGATTGATGAAAAGTCTTGTTCCTCTTCATACAGGAGAATACTTTGGTCTTATAGTTCAAGGAATATTAGGACTATCATCTTTAATGATGGTACTATTTACAATAACTGGTTTTATGATGTACTTTAAAAGAAAAAAGAAAAAAGCTACAAAAAAATATAATCTAACAAAAAACACCTACTAATTGGCTATTTTTCCTAGTAATATAAATAAAAACTAGGAAAAAGCTTGTGAAACAAATTCTTTGGTTTAGACGTGATTTAAGAATAAGAGATAATAAAATCTTAGAAAAAGCATCTAATGAAGTAATGCCCATATTTATTTTTGATAAAAATATTTTAGAGAAACTTGATATTGAGGATAAAAGAGTCACTTTTATTTATGATGCAGTATTAGCTTTAAGAAAATCACTTCAAAGTCTTGGTTTAGATTTATATATATTTTATGATATTCCTAAAAATGTATTTATTGAACTTGAGAAGTTAGGTTTTGATGAAGTTTTATGTTCAAGTGATTTTGATTCATATGCTATAAAAAGAGATAAACAGATAAATGAAATAATACCTTTAAAAAGATATTTAGACTCATTTTTAATCAATCCCAGAAAAAACCTAAAAAAAGATGGAATACCTTATAAGGTATTTACTCCTTTTT is a window of Arcobacter sp. F2176 DNA encoding:
- a CDS encoding ABC transporter permease, which gives rise to MLLKAFLIAIKEIRRNILRSILTVLGIVIGVASVIGMVMLGDGTTASVKENIEKLGTNMLILRVGQERRGGPRTDNSAKAFKIDDVTAIKNQIDNMKAVAPDNSTGVNLIYLNKSYTSSVVGTNNDYFVIKDWKLKEGRYFDESELNSGKSSCILGTTIVKQLFGSENPVGAKIRLKNFSCNVIGVLESKGASTFGQDQDEIVVVPLRMLQRKIQGNKDVKSIIISVNSNKNIKKAKKDITLLMQDRRSIKVGESDNFYIRDMEDLLSSMTSTTQMLTYLLGSIAAISLLVGGIGIMNIMLVSVTERTKEIGIRLAIGAMESEVLLQFLVEAIVLSTLGGIIGIILGISIGYIGVSSFDLPFIINEKIILIAFFFSTLIGVVFGYFPARKAARLNPIDALRYE
- a CDS encoding TonB-dependent siderophore receptor — protein: MEKYIVSKKHKTTNYLGASVVTASVLLSSPVILNADTTMSNPTVLPINVVETKEKEQNYTNSYKVNKSSSSKITQDLIDTPQTISVVTEKVLKEQQATTLQEALRNTPGITLNLGENGSTNDKNNIMMRGFDTQSSIYKDGVRDSSNSVKDMYNTEAVEITKGAVGADNGRGVSSGYINQVTKSPKNKDAAEISLGYSTGENGRVTADLNKKLNETTGLRINLLKHKGDVAGRDVLEIDRTGIAASLGFGIGTNTRTTINYERFKQDDIPDAGVPTIGLNSVPYFALEAAGISPKKADREDFYGSKSDFEKATSDTFGLLFEHDFSDSTTISNITKYSKTKQRMITRGLASADVTDVNNPNSWTVNRFSNQKWEENEIIVNKTNLSSSFETGSISHSLSTGLEFIKEKKTSKSYKNVGAMSAANLYNPNPSDSLTGRDLSFTPKNLKVEVETAGVYLFDSISLTDKFMFIGGGRLDKYKLKESGIESYTEVRRGPTLYRPVDIEDSGTLKSWKLGFVYKPLENGSIYISHATSQLQPGGKLSPLSTSDTSLDNPNKDPEESTTTEIGTKWNFLDNRLSLTAAIYKTLAKNQITEEDDGTYTQEGEKEVKGIEIGIVGQVTDKFSISAGFAKDKTKSKAKGRSDDGAALRFTPDWSATLWSTYNFTPAFTVGLGATYMGEQKVSSSKSGQDTPVNGRMTVIEDFLVFDAMASYKIDKHSSLQLNVYNIADEEYVANTNKDGFRYTPGAARSALLTYSYKF
- a CDS encoding alpha-hydroxy acid oxidase codes for the protein MNTIEAKLDYIPNEIVCVDDYESFAKSRVDTNAWAYISSASADEITYRTNKKAFDRIHLLSRTLEDVKGGNTKLNLFGQEYAHPIFLAPVAYQKLVHDDGEIATVQAASAMESCMIVSGFSSTSLKDISDYTNSPLWFQLYMQIDMNDNLFLIKKAENLGYKALVITIDAPIAGIRNKEQKAGFCLPSHIEAINLRGMKQLTLDLNSTQSSIFDGVMAHSPTWADIKFIKENTKLPVILKGITHPSYARKALELGIDGIIVSNHGGRTLDTLVPTIDILPKIVEAVGGKIPVLLDGGIRRGTDILKALAFGASAVLVGRPLMFALATSGALGVAHIIKILRDELEISMALTGCKTLEDVTKEILF
- a CDS encoding Fe2+-dependent dioxygenase, with the protein product MLLHIPNVLTKEQIKECRKLLDEATWIDGKLTAGSQAINVKSNLQLAENDPLLKHLRDIITSTLKSNPLFVSAALPNHIISPFINRYENSGAYGNHVDNSILYDTTVGKNFRTDISCSLFFTEPEEYEGGEMIIEDTFGTHEVKLPAGDLILYPSTSLHRVEPVVSGVRMVSFMWTQSMIRSAWKRSILFELDNTIQSLRSKYGETKEAVDLSIHYHKLIQEWAEL
- the hemP gene encoding hemin uptake protein HemP, with the protein product MNGNKDRKIESKEIFQKGNSIQIIHDGQAYYLKITKSNKLILTK